The Synechococcus sp. BL107 nucleotide sequence GCACCCGCGGCTCGGCCTCTTAATGCTGGAAGCCCGAGGACGCGGCTGTTCCAAACTCGGCTGCGACTTGGCGGCGCTGCTCAGCGAGCGTGATCCCCTCGCCGGTTGCGATGCAGGCTGCGATCTCGAAGCACGACTCAGCGTCGTTGACCAACATCGAACCCTTCGTGAACGCAGTCGACAACTCCAGCAGCAACTCAAACGTCTCGGTCCACCAGCAACCAAAAACAACCATTCCGCCAATGCGGCGGAACTAGTTTTACGGGCTTTCCCCCAATGGTTGGCCCAAGAGCGTCCTGGCCAACCGGGTCGCTATCGCCTACGCCAGGGACGAGGGGCCGTCCTTTCGCCCCAAGACCCACTGCGGGGAAGTTCTGCTCTTGCTGTCGCTCGCGTCGACACAGGAGGCCGTGACACCTTGATTCAACTCGCACTTCCCCTTGATTCATCCGCCCTTGAAAAACTTGGGGAGCGAGAGGGCAGCTGGATCGACAGCGTGAGCTGGGATGAATCTCGACAACAAGTCAAAGCAGAACGACGGCTGCAACTTGGAGACCTCGTCCTGCGCCGGACCCCCCAACCCACACCCAGTGCTGAACAATGCCAAGCACTGCTCCTGAACGCTTTGCACGAGGCAGGCACCCTCGAAGCATTGCCATGGACTGCGTTCAATCAACAACTGAGACAACGACTCAGCTGGATGCACCGCCATTACGGCCCCCCCTGGTCAGCACGAGACAGAGAGACCCTTCTCCAGGACACCGCTTGGCTCGCACAGACCCTGCTGAGCTGCCAAAGCTGGCGAGATGTTTCTCCAGAGATGTTGACCGAAGCTTTATGGGGAGATCTGAGCTGGAGTGAGCGACAACGCCTCGATCACGTGTTGCCGGAACGCATTGCAATTCCCTCCGGACGGCAAGCGAAGTTGCGCTACGACGATGAGGAAGTTGTTCTACCGGTGAAATTGCAAGAGATGTTTGGCGGAATAACAGGCCCTCACGTCCTGGGAGGAGAGGTACCGGTCACCCTCGAATTGCTCTCCCCTGCTGGGCGTCCCCTGCAACGAACGCAGGACCTCAAAGGGTTTTGGGAGGGCAGCTACACCGATGTACGCCGAGAAATGCGTGGCCGCTATCCGAAACATCCATGGCCCGACGACCCCAGCCAAGCGACTCCAACGGCATTCACGAAGCGCAAACAACAGCAGAAAGACGACTGAGGACACCGATCCAATTTTCGGTAGCCGTCACGACTGGCAACAAAACTCCATGGTTTGTTACATTGTGCGCATTCCACCGGGTTTAACCCAATGTCCGACAACGCACGTTTTGGCTTCGTCAACTTCGCTGAGACCTGGAATGGCCGTCTGGCCATGCTCGGCTTCGTCATCGGCCTCGGTACCGAGCTGCTGACCGGCCAGGGCATCCTCACCCAAATCGGCCTCGGCTGATCGCTCTGACCGTTCTCGGTCGACAAGAACCCTCCAGCTTTCTGGAGGGTTTTTTGATGCGAAATCGACTTTCACATCGATCGTTGATGTGACTGATGGTTCACAGTGGACGCTCTAGCTGCTGGTGTTTTGGCTTCCTTCTACGTCAAAAATCGACGCGATGGCTCTCGCTTGCTCAGCAGCGCCTTGGTGATTTTCACAATTGCCATCACACAACATCAGACAACCTGGGGCGTCGTAGTGGCATCCATCAGCGCGTTGGTTTGCCTGTACTGGGGTTTTGCTTACCGCAAACTGGATCTTGAGCGCTGAACGAATCCCGACCTATTCGGTCGGAGAACTGAATACCGCGATCGGCAGCTTGCTGGAACGAGGTTTCGCTCCACGTTTTTTGCTGGAGGCCACTGTGTCTCGCCCCCAAGTGAAAAAAGGGCATCTTTGGCTCACCCTCACCGACGGAACAGCAAGTATTTCTGGGGTGGTTTGGGCCTCAAAATTGGCTCAATTGAGCTATCGCCCCACAGACGGCGATGGCGTCACTGTGGTGGGCAAGCTGAATTTCTGGGCAGCAAGGGCCAGCATCACCGTCCAGGCTCTCGATATCCGCCCCAGCCTGAGCACAGTTCTTCGACAATTTGAGCAGGTGCGTCAGCGCCTCGAAGAAGAAGGGGTGATCAACCCGGGCCGTCGACGTTCTCTTCCACCACAACCCGCAACGCTGGCCCTGCTCACGAGTGTTCCAAGCTCCGCACTGGCCGACATGCTGCGAACCGGTCGAGAACGATGGCCAATGACCCGCTTATTGGTGATTCCGGTCCCTGTTCAAGGTGCTGTCGCTGGTCAAATCATCAAGGCATTAAACCGTCTGGCCGAACGGTGCGATGCCCTCGCAGTGGACGGCCTCGTACTGGCGCGGGGAGGTGGCAGCCGCGAAGACCTCGCCGTGTTTGATGACGAAGCCTTATGCCGATGCCTAGCCAAGTTTCCCCGTCCAGTCGTAACCGGCATCGGTCACGAGGATGACCTCACCATCGCGGACCTTGTCGCAGACCATCGCGCCGCAACACCAACCGCCGCCATGGTGGCTTGCCTCCCAGATCGAGATAGCGCCAAGCGCAGTCTCCAGGACCGTCGCCAACGCATGAAAGACCTAATCGGTTGGCGTATCACGCGAGATCGACAACGTTTAAACGATCGCCGAGCGCGCCTCCATCAACAATCGCCGTTGAGGAGATTGCACCAATTACAGGACGACTTGAACCGAAAACGTGACTTGTTGCGAGCACTCTCACCCAGTCACTGGCTTGAACGGGGGCTGGCTTTGCTGACCAACAATGCAGGAGAAGCGCTGACAGCCGTGACATCTATCAAAGTGGGAGATCGCATCGTCGTTCAGATGAACGACGGGGAGCTCGATACTGATGTCAAAGTTGTCCGCCCGTCCTCACTCAAATCCAAGACATGACTAGGGCTAAAACCAAAGCCTCTAAGATCAAAGCCTGGAAAAAGGACATCTCTGGACTGTCCTATGAAGAAGCAACTCAGGCCTTAGATCTGATTCTGGAGGAACTCCAAAGCGACTCCGTCCCAATCGCAGATCTACAAAATCGGGTTTTGCACGGGGAAGTGGTGTTGGAACACTGCGAGGCTTTGCTCAAGACTGTTGAGCAAGCGGTGCTACAACTCGACCCAGAGAGCATGATTGAAACCAACAATTTGAACGAATCCACCACCACGGTCGAGTCGAGCAATGCGTAAAACACTTCCCTGGATCTACTTAATTCTGGCAATCCTTGGGGCTGTGCTCCCTTGGCGCGCAAATTTAGAGTTCATTGCGGAAAGTAGTGGCAGCTTCGACCTTCAGCGGTTTGTAGCCGATGCATCCGCCACAGCAGCGGCTCGATCCTTAGGGGCTGATTTGTTGATCGGTGCCACTGCGGTGAGTATTTGGATCTGTGTGGAAGGTCCAAAACAAAAAATTAAGGGGTGGTGGATAGCCATCCTGTTGAGTTTTGGAGTGGCCTTTGCCTGTGGCGCGCCCTTTTTCTTATTTCTACGAGAACGGCATCTCCAAGCTCAAGCATCAGAATCCACATCTTGAGCCGTGATATCGATCGTTAAATCACTCGCGGGAATTGAAAAGCTATTCAGCTGGTCTGACTCAACTGTTGAGCTGTAAGGCGTACCGCAAACGCTGCACTGAAGATTTGATCCGAAACCAACGGCACCACATGCAGAGCAGGTTTGCATTCGTGCCTGCAACACCTTCCAGCCCACCCATCCAAGTCCACCCAAGAGAATGGGCAAAATAAGCAACACAACGAATAAACCACCCGCCAGATCAAGCAACACGCGGCCAGCACCAGCGGGAAGAAGTAGGAGGAATCCGATCGCAATGAAAGGGAATAGAGGAGCACGATTCATCTAGAAATCAGCCTCTAACAGGATTAATCAGTTTTACAGAGTAATGATGGAAGTCAAACAATTGCACTGTTCGGATTTCCCCGGGACAAGTGCTTGATCCGAGAGGCTGCTAATTCCACACTCCAACACTGACCAAAATAAACAATGACTCCAACCAACCACACCCACAGAGTCAATACAAGAACACCACCAATAACGCCATAAGCCTGAAAACGATTCCCTAAAGAGACAAGACTGAGGCTCAAAGAAATATTCAACAATGAGAGGCCCAATCCGATAAGAATTGACCCCGGAATAAGAGGCATAATTGGTACTCGGCGACTCGGGAGCACACGCTGAAGGAGCAATGCCATCAAGGAAAGCGCTGAAGCAGGGAGAAGAATCTGACCAATAGAAACAATCGGACTCTCTCGCACAAGCAACATTAACGATGGAATATAATAATCTAAATTGCCAATAAAGGCCTCTGGCAACCACCTAAATCCAGCAGCGATTTGATCTGTAAGAATCAAAACTGCAATGGCTAAAATGATGAAAAAAGCTTCCAACCTTGTGCGCAAAAATTGATACACCTGCATCGAGACTGGGATATCCATAGAAGCAGGAGGAAGAATTGCGCTCCACAATCGATCAGCACCACGCTGAAGCGTTAAGTATGCGTTACTTGCGGTAAATACGAGCACAACAACACCAAACAAGCCAGCACCAAAGCCTTGCGCCACCAAACCACGCAATGTGGAATCAACCAAATCAACAGCGGAAGGAGGCAAGATCTGAGCAACAAATATAATCAATTGATCGAGACTATCCGTACGTCCAAAAATACGGGCTGCAACTGAGAGC carries:
- a CDS encoding chlorophyll a/b-binding protein; amino-acid sequence: MSDNARFGFVNFAETWNGRLAMLGFVIGLGTELLTGQGILTQIGLG
- the xseA gene encoding exodeoxyribonuclease VII large subunit, with translation MSAERIPTYSVGELNTAIGSLLERGFAPRFLLEATVSRPQVKKGHLWLTLTDGTASISGVVWASKLAQLSYRPTDGDGVTVVGKLNFWAARASITVQALDIRPSLSTVLRQFEQVRQRLEEEGVINPGRRRSLPPQPATLALLTSVPSSALADMLRTGRERWPMTRLLVIPVPVQGAVAGQIIKALNRLAERCDALAVDGLVLARGGGSREDLAVFDDEALCRCLAKFPRPVVTGIGHEDDLTIADLVADHRAATPTAAMVACLPDRDSAKRSLQDRRQRMKDLIGWRITRDRQRLNDRRARLHQQSPLRRLHQLQDDLNRKRDLLRALSPSHWLERGLALLTNNAGEALTAVTSIKVGDRIVVQMNDGELDTDVKVVRPSSLKSKT
- the xseB gene encoding exodeoxyribonuclease VII small subunit gives rise to the protein MTRAKTKASKIKAWKKDISGLSYEEATQALDLILEELQSDSVPIADLQNRVLHGEVVLEHCEALLKTVEQAVLQLDPESMIETNNLNESTTTVESSNA
- a CDS encoding DUF2834 domain-containing protein, yielding MRKTLPWIYLILAILGAVLPWRANLEFIAESSGSFDLQRFVADASATAAARSLGADLLIGATAVSIWICVEGPKQKIKGWWIAILLSFGVAFACGAPFFLFLRERHLQAQASESTS
- a CDS encoding YihY/virulence factor BrkB family protein is translated as MGEVQKKQAFRRFVLSLWHASQRWNDASCVDLSAAFAYFTLQSFFPLLLIALSVAARIFGRTDSLDQLIIFVAQILPPSAVDLVDSTLRGLVAQGFGAGLFGVVVLVFTASNAYLTLQRGADRLWSAILPPASMDIPVSMQVYQFLRTRLEAFFIILAIAVLILTDQIAAGFRWLPEAFIGNLDYYIPSLMLLVRESPIVSIGQILLPASALSLMALLLQRVLPSRRVPIMPLIPGSILIGLGLSLLNISLSLSLVSLGNRFQAYGVIGGVLVLTLWVWLVGVIVYFGQCWSVELAASRIKHLSRGNPNSAIV